GCCCCAGGTGAACGCCAGCAGCCTGGGCGGCTCGCAGCGGGTGATGACGCCGTGCGTGGTGACGCCGTTCTCATAGGGCTTGTAGGGCTCGGGCGTGGGCTCGACCACGGACGACAGGTCGGCGTGCACGAAGCGCAGCGTGACGCCGCCGCCTTCGCGCAGCTCCATGTCGCCGGTCGCCAGCCACAGCCCGCGCTTGCCGGATTCGGTCAGGAAGGCCCAGACCCGCTCCACGCTGCCGGGCAGGACGCGGGTGAAGCAAAGGGAGGTAGGGCTGGTGACGACACCGTAATCACTCATGTTGGCTCTCCGGGGGATGCGGTCGGGGGCGCATGGGCGGCCAGCGCGGCTTCGAGCGCGTCCAGCCGGCCCGACCAGAAATGTTCATAGAAGCGCAGCCATTGCATGGCTTCGGCCATCGGGGCCGGGTTCAGGCTGCATACGTGGCTGCGGCCGTTGACGGTCCGCCGCAGCAGGCCGGCCCGTTCCAGCGCCTGCACGTGCTTGGAGGCGCCGGCGAAACTCATGCGCAGGGGCGCGGCCAGTTCACCGATGGTCCGGTCTCCGCCGGCCAGGCGCTGCAGCATGTCGCGGCGCGTGGGATCGGCCAGCGCGCGAAAGACGGCATCGAGGGACGGGGGAAGCAATGATTCAACCATAGGGTTGAATATAGCCGTCCTCCCGATCAAAATTCAACTGCTTGGTTGAATTTTTATGTAACGGCGTGGGGCAGCGCCGTTTCCGCGTCCTCGTAGGCCTCGGGATACTGCGGCAGGGCGTCGGTGATGTCGAACCAGGGCGCCTTGCTGGCGACATGGCAGTGCACGCCCGGCTTGATACCGGGGTCGTCGTCCAGCGCGCCCAGCGGCAGGCCGTAGATGTCGGGCGTCTGGTCGAAGCGGCTGAGCAGCGGCGTGCCGCAGGCTTCGCAGAAGCCGCGGTAGTTGCCCGGCGACGAGCAATACCAGGTGACGTGGTTTTCCCCCTTGGTCCAGGCGAAATCCTTGGCCTGGACGGTGGCTCGGCTGCGGAACGCGGCGCCGTGCGACTTGCGGCACATGGCGCAATGGCAGTTGAGGGCGTCGGTGAGCGGACCGGTGATCTGGTAGGCAACGCGGCCGCAGAGGCAGGAACCGTTGAGCATGATGACCGCCTGTCGGAAGGGGGATGCTTCGAATATACCCGTCGCCCGCGACGATGGCGCGACCTTATATGACGGATGTCTTTCAGTCGGTTGCCATGACCCCTATTTTCAGCCAAATGATTCGATCGTCAGGTCATCGCGCTGTCATGCCGCGAAAACAGAATGCGCGAATGAACCAATCCAAGGGGTTTCAACGATGACATACGCCATCGAAGTACAGGGGCTCAGCAAGTCCTTCCATCCCGGCGCGCGGGCGCTGGACAACGTCGACCTGCGCGTGGCCGACGGCGAGATGGTGGCGCTGCTGGGCGCCTCGGGCTCGGGCAAGTCGACGCTGCTGCGCCATCTGGCGGGCTTCGTGGTCGGCGACGCCGGGCAGGGCAGCGTCACGGTCAATGGCCAACTGATCCAGCGCCATGGCCGCCTGTCGCGCAAGGTGCGCGGCGCGCGCGCCAGCATCGGTTTCGTGTTCCAGCAGTTCAACCTGGTGGGCCGCCTGCCGGTGATCACCAACGTGCTGACCGGCCTGCTGCCGCGGGTGCCGATGTGGCGCAGCCTGACGCGCGTGTTCCTGCGCGATGAAGTCCGCCAGGGCCTCGACGCTCTTGCCCAGGTTGGTATAGACGACTATGCATTTCAGCGTGCCTCGACGCTGTCCGGCGGCCAGCAGCAGCGCGCGGCCATCGCCCGTACGCTGGTGCAGAACGCCCGCGTGATCCTGGCCGACGAGCCGATCGCCTCGCTCGATCCCGAATCCTCGCGCCGCGTGATGGACACGCTGGCGCACATCAACCGCAGCCGCAAGGTGGCCGTGGTGGTGTCGCTGCACCAGGTCGACGTGGCCCTGCGCTACTGCCCTCGGGTGGTGGCATTGCGCCATGGCAAGGTGGTCTACGACGGCCCCTCGGCCGACCTGACGCCGGCCATGCTGCGCGACCTGTACGGCTCGGAACTGAGCGAGCTGCTTCCCGAATACGCGCCGCAAGCCCAGCCCCTGCCGGGCCTGGCGCCGCTTTCCCAACAGGCCTACGCGGCCTGACCTTACCCGTTCCCTACCCGGAGCTTTCCATGCTACGCAGAACCTTTGTTGCCCTGATCGCCGCTGCCGCCTTGTCCACGCAAGTCCATG
The window above is part of the Achromobacter deleyi genome. Proteins encoded here:
- a CDS encoding SRPBCC family protein, with protein sequence MSDYGVVTSPTSLCFTRVLPGSVERVWAFLTESGKRGLWLATGDMELREGGGVTLRFVHADLSSVVEPTPEPYKPYENGVTTHGVITRCEPPRLLAFTWGGSQGQPSEVTFELSPEGDGTRLVLTHRKLASRVDMIDVAGGWHAHLGVLAARLAGREPGPFWSALLRWETDYQARIPAQ
- a CDS encoding GFA family protein produces the protein MLNGSCLCGRVAYQITGPLTDALNCHCAMCRKSHGAAFRSRATVQAKDFAWTKGENHVTWYCSSPGNYRGFCEACGTPLLSRFDQTPDIYGLPLGALDDDPGIKPGVHCHVASKAPWFDITDALPQYPEAYEDAETALPHAVT
- a CDS encoding ArsR/SmtB family transcription factor, whose amino-acid sequence is MVESLLPPSLDAVFRALADPTRRDMLQRLAGGDRTIGELAAPLRMSFAGASKHVQALERAGLLRRTVNGRSHVCSLNPAPMAEAMQWLRFYEHFWSGRLDALEAALAAHAPPTASPGEPT
- the phnC gene encoding phosphonate ABC transporter ATP-binding protein — its product is MTYAIEVQGLSKSFHPGARALDNVDLRVADGEMVALLGASGSGKSTLLRHLAGFVVGDAGQGSVTVNGQLIQRHGRLSRKVRGARASIGFVFQQFNLVGRLPVITNVLTGLLPRVPMWRSLTRVFLRDEVRQGLDALAQVGIDDYAFQRASTLSGGQQQRAAIARTLVQNARVILADEPIASLDPESSRRVMDTLAHINRSRKVAVVVSLHQVDVALRYCPRVVALRHGKVVYDGPSADLTPAMLRDLYGSELSELLPEYAPQAQPLPGLAPLSQQAYAA